One Fusobacterium ulcerans DNA segment encodes these proteins:
- a CDS encoding MarR family winged helix-turn-helix transcriptional regulator, with the protein MKTDLGFYIKKLENLLQRQAYKAYHGKNDNDYSLMNMWITDFLTDHESKDIFPKDIEEEFFITRATTSKMLALMEKKELIARESVPEDGRLKKIVLLPKGRELQKKCIQMRDKIEEKLTVNLTEEEKKQFLIISKKIIDGMS; encoded by the coding sequence ATGAAAACAGATTTAGGTTTTTATATAAAAAAACTTGAAAATCTTCTTCAGCGACAGGCTTATAAAGCATATCATGGAAAAAATGATAATGACTATTCTCTAATGAATATGTGGATTACAGATTTTCTTACAGATCATGAAAGCAAAGATATTTTCCCAAAAGATATTGAAGAAGAGTTCTTTATCACTCGGGCAACTACTTCTAAAATGCTGGCATTAATGGAAAAGAAAGAGCTAATTGCCAGAGAAAGTGTTCCTGAAGATGGAAGATTAAAAAAAATTGTTTTATTACCAAAAGGAAGAGAGCTTCAAAAGAAGTGCATCCAAATGCGTGATAAAATAGAAGAGAAATTAACTGTGAATCTTACAGAAGAAGAAAAAAAACAATTTCTTATCATATCTAAAAAAATAATTGACGGCATGAGTTAA
- a CDS encoding MATE family efflux transporter, translated as MNDKKSLFTDAPISEAVTKMALPCVISSLILIIYNMADTFFVGQTQNAFQVAAVSLTNPVFVLFIAAANLLGIGGSAMISILLGQNKKEKVKSVSSFCCYASIIIGILSCLLILIFMNPLLKLLGSSPDTYQFSKDYLFYIALGGPFILFSNAFGHIVRGEGASNISMIGGLIGTIVNIILDPIFILTLNMGTAGAAIATVIGNIAGCLYYLWYFNKGESSLSLNPCYLAGEKKIMLQTTNIGIPSGINSALMSVSTILFNNVVVSYGDTPLAAMGIVTKIYLLIVFIHMGISNGVQPLLGYNYGCGNHKRFFSILKFSALCTVVLGTILSGVCIVFRYPIIRLFIDNTSVINYGAKMLMATSLAGPVLGILFLCITSIQALNNPFSSTMLSVCRQGIFFIPLLYALNFLFGLTGVIYTQTVTDYLTVIISVFFLKSSLKKMKNL; from the coding sequence ATGAACGACAAAAAATCTTTATTCACTGATGCTCCTATATCAGAAGCAGTCACTAAAATGGCTTTACCTTGTGTAATTTCATCTTTAATTTTAATAATATACAATATGGCAGATACATTTTTTGTAGGACAGACACAAAATGCTTTTCAAGTTGCAGCTGTATCTCTTACTAATCCTGTTTTTGTTCTCTTTATAGCGGCAGCTAATCTTTTAGGGATTGGGGGAAGTGCTATGATCTCTATTTTGCTAGGGCAGAATAAAAAGGAGAAAGTTAAATCTGTTTCATCATTTTGCTGTTATGCTTCTATTATTATTGGTATTTTAAGCTGCTTACTTATTTTAATATTCATGAATCCCTTATTGAAGCTTTTAGGAAGCAGTCCAGATACCTATCAATTTTCAAAAGATTATTTATTCTATATTGCTTTGGGAGGTCCATTTATCTTATTTTCAAATGCTTTTGGGCATATAGTTCGTGGAGAGGGGGCTTCTAATATTTCTATGATTGGCGGTTTGATTGGGACTATAGTTAATATTATTCTAGACCCTATATTTATTCTTACTTTAAATATGGGAACTGCTGGAGCTGCTATTGCTACAGTTATTGGAAATATAGCTGGATGTCTTTATTATCTGTGGTATTTTAACAAGGGGGAATCTTCTCTTTCTCTTAACCCTTGTTATTTAGCTGGAGAGAAAAAAATAATGCTCCAAACAACTAATATTGGAATTCCTTCAGGTATAAATTCTGCATTAATGAGTGTATCTACTATATTATTCAATAATGTAGTTGTCTCTTATGGAGATACTCCCCTTGCAGCTATGGGAATTGTTACAAAGATTTACCTGCTAATTGTTTTTATTCATATGGGAATTTCAAATGGTGTTCAGCCGCTTTTAGGGTATAATTATGGCTGCGGAAATCATAAAAGATTTTTTTCTATATTGAAATTTAGTGCCCTATGCACAGTAGTGCTTGGAACTATTTTATCTGGAGTATGTATTGTATTTCGTTATCCTATTATAAGGCTGTTTATAGATAATACTTCTGTTATTAACTATGGAGCAAAAATGCTGATGGCAACTTCACTGGCTGGTCCTGTTCTTGGAATACTTTTCCTATGTATCACAAGCATACAGGCATTAAACAATCCTTTTTCATCTACTATGCTTAGTGTATGCAGACAGGGAATATTTTTTATTCCATTACTGTATGCTCTTAATTTCCTCTTTGGTTTGACAGGGGTTATTTATACGCAGACTGTTACTGATTATCTTACAGTTATTATATCTGTATTTTTTCTTAAATCTTCTCTAAAGAAAATGAAAAACTTATAA
- the ispF gene encoding 2-C-methyl-D-erythritol 2,4-cyclodiphosphate synthase: MIRIGNGYDVHVLTEGRKLVLGGVEIPHTKGVLGHSDGDVLVHAVMDAMLGALALGDIGKHFPDTDMKYENIDSTILLKRVKELIAERGYKIINLDSIIVLQKPKVKPYIEAMRKRIAEVLEIDVEQVSVKATTEEKLGFTGDESGVKSYCVVLLEK; this comes from the coding sequence ATGATAAGAATTGGAAACGGATATGATGTCCATGTGCTTACAGAGGGAAGAAAACTGGTGCTTGGTGGAGTAGAAATACCTCATACTAAAGGGGTATTGGGACATTCTGATGGAGATGTATTAGTTCATGCAGTAATGGATGCAATGCTTGGGGCATTGGCTCTTGGAGATATAGGGAAGCATTTTCCAGATACAGATATGAAATATGAGAATATTGATAGTACTATACTTTTAAAAAGAGTAAAAGAATTAATTGCTGAAAGAGGATATAAAATAATTAATCTTGATTCTATAATAGTTTTACAAAAGCCAAAAGTAAAACCATATATAGAAGCTATGAGAAAAAGAATTGCAGAAGTGCTGGAAATAGATGTAGAACAGGTAAGTGTAAAAGCTACTACTGAGGAAAAATTAGGCTTCACGGGAGATGAAAGCGGAGTAAAATCTTACTGTGTTGTACTTTTAGAAAAATAG
- the rfaE1 gene encoding D-glycero-beta-D-manno-heptose-7-phosphate kinase, producing the protein MEKNNNFDLKTILDNFKNIKIGVVGDLMLDDYIYGSVDRISPEAPVPVVNVLEEKFVLGGAANVVNNLASLGAQTICFGVIGSDSNGDRLMGAFADKHIDVSGLIRSKDRTTIVKRRVIGGNQQLLRIDWEDITPISTFLEYALLKNIESKIDELDAVILSDYDKGVLTPMVAKEIVKMCREKGKIVTVDPKPKNAVNYTGATSITPNRKEALECLGMKRSDDMEAVGKELKAKLQLDNLLLTRSEEGMSLFLDNDEVVTIPTFAKEVYDVTGAGDTVISVFTLAGASGVSWHEAAKIANTAAGVVVGKMGTSTVTKDEILEFYNRIYERWE; encoded by the coding sequence ATGGAGAAAAACAATAACTTTGATTTGAAAACAATACTGGATAATTTTAAAAACATAAAAATAGGAGTAGTTGGCGATTTAATGCTGGATGACTATATCTATGGAAGTGTTGATAGAATATCTCCAGAAGCACCAGTACCAGTGGTAAATGTATTAGAGGAGAAATTTGTCTTGGGAGGAGCAGCAAACGTTGTTAATAATCTGGCTTCTCTAGGAGCACAGACTATCTGCTTTGGTGTTATTGGAAGTGATTCTAATGGAGACAGACTTATGGGTGCCTTTGCAGACAAACATATTGATGTATCTGGTTTGATAAGAAGCAAAGATAGAACTACTATTGTAAAAAGAAGAGTAATTGGAGGGAACCAACAGCTATTAAGAATAGACTGGGAAGATATTACACCAATATCTACATTTTTAGAATATGCTCTCCTTAAAAATATAGAATCAAAAATAGATGAATTAGATGCAGTAATTCTTTCAGATTATGATAAAGGAGTACTTACTCCAATGGTAGCAAAAGAGATAGTAAAAATGTGCAGAGAAAAAGGAAAGATAGTAACAGTAGATCCTAAACCTAAAAATGCAGTGAACTATACAGGGGCTACATCTATAACACCTAACAGAAAAGAAGCATTAGAATGTCTTGGAATGAAAAGATCAGATGATATGGAAGCAGTAGGAAAAGAACTTAAAGCAAAACTTCAGCTTGATAATCTTCTTCTTACTAGAAGTGAAGAGGGAATGAGCCTTTTCTTAGATAATGATGAAGTTGTAACTATACCAACTTTTGCAAAGGAAGTATACGATGTAACAGGAGCAGGGGATACAGTAATATCAGTATTTACATTGGCAGGAGCTTCAGGAGTATCTTGGCATGAAGCTGCAAAGATAGCAAATACAGCAGCAGGGGTAGTAGTTGGAAAAATGGGAACTTCTACTGTAACTAAAGATGAAATACTTGAATTCTATAATAGAATTTATGAGAGATGGGAATAG
- a CDS encoding secretin N-terminal domain-containing protein → MKKNLVLLLIFFICYNIYGKMEKVPLKKIKLEQELELKNIILSDALAVISKESGMTVIADDKAKDIVLDLFFAKGENFENILEGITLTNNLKISTINEMLVLSKRNSNISGEMALGGKVLIEGYDKGIEGVKITVQKSSSNPTYTTYGGNFVINDLNPGIYVVKFEKKGFLTSGQIINIDKNINIVTVSMERDKKNSEKIKEEKDINDIMEKTFINGEEFYTERIKLVNISADEVSAILKNSFGESIRVSSIPKMNIIIIVGKKDSTVSAVRLVKELDKEIQQVRITSQILDVTDNLFENLGFDWLYSNSGSIEKNKGLDISLIGKAAVEGAGVSFGSGINLIRQFNDGNDILGLGINLLQATQDLVISAMPSILVADGEEGEFKITEEVIVGEEKKENDNTEKTTYTPLFREAGIILKVKPLIKENGIIFLKVMIEVSNFRLKKSEQENISSDGGTYNSEGGSKIGRSIETTVKMKDGETIFIGGLKRAVVQNLDSRIPFLGTLPVINIFFKNQSVKREITDIYIKLKVDIEKDSWEKDSFDKTELHQKIKDIEERKIYPVF, encoded by the coding sequence GTGAAAAAAAATCTTGTACTTTTATTAATTTTTTTTATTTGTTATAATATTTATGGTAAAATGGAAAAGGTTCCTTTAAAGAAAATAAAGCTTGAGCAGGAACTTGAATTAAAAAACATTATTCTTTCAGATGCTCTGGCAGTGATTTCTAAAGAGAGTGGAATGACTGTAATAGCAGATGATAAAGCTAAGGACATAGTTCTGGATCTTTTTTTTGCAAAGGGAGAAAATTTTGAAAATATATTAGAAGGAATTACCTTAACTAATAATTTAAAAATAAGCACTATAAATGAAATGTTGGTTTTATCAAAAAGAAATTCTAATATTTCTGGGGAAATGGCCTTGGGAGGAAAAGTACTCATAGAAGGGTATGACAAAGGAATAGAAGGAGTAAAAATAACTGTTCAAAAAAGTTCTTCTAATCCAACATATACAACATATGGAGGAAACTTTGTCATAAATGATTTGAATCCTGGAATATATGTGGTAAAATTTGAGAAGAAGGGATTTCTTACATCAGGTCAAATAATAAATATTGATAAAAATATAAATATTGTTACAGTTTCTATGGAAAGAGACAAAAAGAATTCTGAAAAGATAAAAGAAGAAAAAGATATCAATGATATTATGGAAAAAACTTTTATTAATGGGGAAGAATTCTATACTGAAAGAATAAAACTGGTAAATATATCCGCAGATGAAGTAAGTGCTATATTAAAAAATTCTTTTGGAGAAAGTATAAGGGTATCATCTATTCCAAAAATGAATATAATTATAATAGTAGGAAAAAAAGACAGCACTGTTTCAGCTGTAAGACTTGTAAAAGAATTAGATAAAGAGATACAGCAGGTGAGAATAACTTCGCAGATACTAGATGTAACAGATAATCTCTTTGAAAATCTAGGATTTGATTGGCTGTACAGCAATAGTGGAAGTATAGAAAAAAATAAAGGGCTGGATATTTCATTGATTGGAAAAGCAGCAGTTGAAGGAGCAGGAGTAAGTTTTGGCTCTGGAATAAATCTCATAAGACAGTTTAATGATGGAAATGATATACTTGGTCTGGGAATAAATCTCTTACAGGCTACTCAAGATCTGGTAATAAGTGCTATGCCGTCTATACTTGTAGCAGATGGAGAAGAGGGAGAGTTTAAAATAACAGAAGAGGTAATAGTAGGAGAAGAGAAAAAAGAAAATGATAATACAGAAAAAACTACATATACTCCTTTGTTTAGAGAAGCAGGAATAATACTTAAAGTAAAACCTCTGATCAAAGAAAATGGAATAATATTTTTGAAAGTAATGATAGAAGTAAGTAATTTTAGATTGAAAAAAAGTGAGCAGGAAAATATATCTTCTGATGGAGGAACGTACAATTCAGAAGGTGGTTCTAAAATTGGAAGAAGTATAGAGACTACTGTAAAAATGAAAGATGGGGAGACCATTTTTATAGGTGGGCTCAAAAGAGCAGTGGTACAGAATTTAGACAGCAGAATACCTTTTCTGGGAACACTTCCTGTAATAAATATTTTTTTTAAAAATCAATCTGTAAAAAGAGAAATAACCGACATATATATAAAATTAAAAGTTGATATAGAAAAAGACAGTTGGGAAAAAGACAGTTTTGATAAAACAGAACTGCATCAAAAAATAAAAGATATAGAAGAGAGAAAAATATATCCTGTGTTCTAG
- a CDS encoding PulJ/GspJ family protein, with the protein MYKKKVKGITLIETMTSLGIMGIFMLLSFPVIKIIYRTENFFVNESNTVRNTSRIIEIIEKDIRESGFGNKEYIGKEYLNNGKEIFEPLGYINSPLREEFFKRKAEKGSLIFLEIPYVKNEVVFSKYIIYRFYTGSLEVMECSLLNKKIFVERAENILEEVEGYFEKDGKGIVINLQIRNENGKIKKILRGYELVGKKYE; encoded by the coding sequence ATGTATAAGAAAAAAGTAAAAGGAATAACTCTTATTGAAACAATGACTTCCCTAGGCATAATGGGGATATTTATGCTTCTTTCGTTTCCTGTTATAAAAATTATCTATAGAACAGAAAATTTTTTTGTAAATGAAAGTAATACAGTAAGAAATACTTCTAGAATAATAGAAATAATTGAGAAAGATATAAGAGAAAGCGGTTTTGGAAATAAAGAATATATAGGAAAGGAATATTTAAATAATGGAAAAGAAATATTTGAACCTTTAGGATATATTAACAGTCCATTGAGGGAAGAGTTTTTTAAAAGAAAAGCTGAAAAGGGAAGCCTAATATTTTTAGAAATACCATATGTTAAAAATGAAGTGGTTTTTTCTAAATATATTATTTATAGATTTTATACTGGAAGTCTGGAAGTTATGGAATGCAGCTTGTTAAATAAAAAAATTTTTGTAGAGAGGGCAGAAAATATTTTGGAAGAAGTAGAGGGATATTTCGAAAAGGATGGAAAAGGAATAGTAATAAATTTACAAATAAGAAATGAAAATGGAAAAATAAAAAAAATACTGAGAGGGTATGAACTTGTAGGGAAAAAATATGAATAA
- a CDS encoding type IV pilus modification PilV family protein produces MRDKAFSFIEVIISMSLFLITILPLMEFNREMLKTNRKYMEIEQNEKNFHLLERKIISKGYRFLILNLGNHEYIIEKNKDFNSVFSDIEFLYKNKEDKKILLSIDKVVFKNKIEEEKFLRLKIELHSKNMILKKEKLISEYDEYY; encoded by the coding sequence ATGAGAGATAAGGCTTTTTCTTTTATAGAAGTGATTATATCTATGAGTCTGTTTTTAATAACCATACTTCCTCTTATGGAATTTAACAGAGAAATGTTAAAAACAAATAGAAAATATATGGAGATAGAGCAGAATGAGAAAAATTTTCATTTATTGGAAAGAAAAATAATATCTAAAGGATATCGATTTTTAATTTTAAATCTAGGAAATCATGAATATATAATAGAAAAAAATAAAGATTTTAATTCAGTTTTTAGTGATATAGAATTTCTATATAAAAATAAAGAGGATAAAAAAATACTACTTTCAATAGATAAAGTAGTATTTAAAAATAAAATTGAAGAAGAAAAATTTTTAAGATTAAAAATAGAACTTCACAGCAAAAACATGATATTAAAAAAAGAAAAATTAATATCTGAATATGATGAATATTACTAG
- a CDS encoding prepilin peptidase: protein MENLFIIFLLAVSFFILAIDIKKLYIPNTLNIIFFVGAVCYRGIDIYEIENGIIGAGVYTLPLLFFYGYGSDIAGKEIMGFGDIKLMMGVGYILGYSNFYTVYIYYLGAFVIAAIFGIGYIIKKKAVKGEIPFSPFLLISFYYIFFMGKV from the coding sequence ATGGAAAATTTATTTATAATTTTTCTTCTTGCTGTTTCTTTTTTTATATTGGCAATAGATATAAAAAAACTATATATTCCTAATACATTAAATATAATCTTTTTTGTAGGAGCTGTATGTTACAGAGGAATAGATATATACGAAATAGAAAACGGGATAATCGGAGCAGGAGTTTACACTCTTCCTCTGCTCTTTTTTTATGGCTATGGGTCAGATATTGCAGGAAAAGAGATTATGGGGTTTGGGGACATAAAACTTATGATGGGAGTTGGATATATACTTGGATATAGCAATTTTTATACAGTATATATCTATTATCTTGGAGCTTTTGTTATAGCAGCTATTTTTGGAATAGGGTATATCATAAAGAAAAAAGCAGTAAAGGGAGAAATTCCTTTCTCTCCTTTTCTTTTAATATCTTTTTATTATATTTTTTTTATGGGAAAAGTATGA
- a CDS encoding type II secretion system protein produces the protein MKNGGFTLIELIIAVALVGILSSLVTPKVRVQLAKGRDTKAVSYLGAMRTAAELYYIEKGEALTTTVEPSEADDKKAIENLLPYLDPKAEVILREGKIQIGGSRKDEKGKITFGGEMKFTFKSPYHDEIAKRGDGVYIWFAPTEEQVYDVQGNKWIEY, from the coding sequence ATGAAAAATGGAGGATTTACATTAATTGAGCTGATAATAGCAGTAGCATTGGTAGGAATATTATCAAGTCTGGTAACACCTAAAGTGAGAGTACAGTTAGCAAAAGGAAGGGACACAAAAGCCGTATCATATCTGGGAGCTATGAGAACAGCAGCAGAATTATATTATATAGAAAAAGGAGAAGCTTTGACTACAACAGTGGAACCAAGCGAAGCAGATGATAAAAAAGCTATCGAGAATTTATTGCCTTATTTAGATCCTAAAGCAGAAGTAATACTAAGAGAGGGAAAAATACAAATTGGAGGCAGCAGAAAAGATGAGAAAGGAAAGATAACTTTTGGTGGGGAAATGAAATTTACTTTTAAAAGTCCATATCATGATGAGATAGCTAAAAGAGGAGATGGAGTGTATATCTGGTTTGCTCCTACAGAAGAGCAGGTATATGATGTTCAGGGAAATAAATGGATAGAATATTAA
- a CDS encoding type II secretion system F family protein gives MPQYKYTAYDIRGKKYKGKKEFSTEAEFRKFLKSKRMILIKFEILKKNKKISYVDILSFTRELKIMLESKISIIEALKIQENQYENSKLGEIISEIRKDILNGNSMGEAFKNYRNIFGNFYVDLLYLGEISGKITENLERISINLELENKIRKKMVEALFYPCIVIVFSMIVIIFLMVYVLPNFVEMFNESGTTLPFLTKILMKISKNIHYITILLICISTLIIYLKKKIKSNLEGKFRYDKFIMKIPVYNYILVKNIIIRFSKNLALMMESGMIITEILELMEESFDNTVVKKDIKDMRYSIISGVGIADSLKQVEIYSDKYQKMAVIGEESGELANMFHKISQLCQEELENYIGKILILVEPIMIIILGVILGTVIIAIYLPVFNLSDIIK, from the coding sequence ATGCCGCAATATAAATATACAGCATATGATATAAGAGGAAAAAAATACAAAGGAAAAAAGGAATTTTCCACTGAGGCAGAATTTAGAAAGTTTTTAAAAAGTAAAAGAATGATACTGATCAAATTTGAAATATTGAAGAAAAATAAAAAAATATCTTATGTAGATATACTATCTTTTACTAGAGAGCTAAAAATAATGCTGGAAAGTAAAATAAGCATAATAGAAGCTTTGAAAATTCAAGAAAATCAATATGAAAATAGTAAATTAGGAGAAATTATATCTGAAATAAGGAAAGATATATTAAATGGGAATTCTATGGGGGAAGCTTTTAAAAATTATAGAAATATTTTTGGAAACTTTTATGTAGATTTATTGTATTTGGGAGAAATATCAGGGAAAATTACTGAAAATCTAGAGAGGATATCTATAAATCTGGAGCTGGAAAATAAAATAAGGAAAAAGATGGTTGAGGCACTTTTTTATCCTTGCATAGTAATAGTTTTTTCTATGATAGTGATAATATTTTTAATGGTTTATGTACTTCCTAATTTTGTGGAAATGTTTAATGAAAGTGGAACAACACTCCCTTTTCTTACTAAGATTTTAATGAAAATAAGTAAAAATATTCACTATATAACTATTTTATTAATATGTATATCGACATTAATAATTTATTTAAAAAAAAAAATAAAAAGTAATCTGGAAGGAAAGTTTCGATATGATAAATTTATAATGAAAATACCAGTATATAATTATATTTTAGTTAAAAATATAATTATAAGATTTTCAAAAAATCTAGCACTGATGATGGAATCAGGAATGATAATAACGGAAATATTAGAACTTATGGAAGAAAGTTTTGACAATACTGTTGTAAAAAAAGATATAAAAGATATGAGATATAGTATTATTTCTGGAGTGGGAATAGCAGATTCTCTTAAACAAGTAGAAATATACTCAGATAAATATCAAAAGATGGCAGTAATAGGAGAAGAGAGTGGAGAGCTGGCAAATATGTTTCATAAAATTTCTCAGTTATGCCAAGAAGAGTTAGAAAACTATATAGGAAAAATATTGATTTTGGTAGAGCCAATAATGATAATCATATTGGGAGTGATATTGGGAACTGTAATAATAGCTATTTACCTTCCCGTATTTAATTTATCAGATATAATTAAATAA
- a CDS encoding GspE/PulE family protein yields MKNIVKNMKFEKNRIFLEILKEKDIRKETYILDEKLFKNKTIQYILDKNMIKDNFFPCYADGEKIILILFESLKKDILDILYIKFKLKVISLFCDKKNFLIGIEKFKKIYKYGNTEDIENIFKELQKKENKNEKRESEDIYKSLSIESPIVVKGLSAIIIQGVERGASDIHIEPGKDYIRIRYRIDGILTETEKISLELLSPMISRLKIISNLDITERRMPQDGRFDLEIRERKIDFRVSVMPVINGEKAVIRILDKEIIEFEIDKIGMEKSDYDRLLFQLNRKNGIFLISGPTGSGKSSTLYALLKKLNTGEVNISTVEDPVEYEIDGINQVQCKNNIGRTFASVLRAYLRQDPDILMVGEIRDQETAEIAVKAAITGHLVLSTIHTNDSIGGINRLLNIGIQPYMVSASLIAILSQRLVRKLCPHCQEKDEKWKAKIQLLGHDYEKYHENMFYIGKGCESCNYSGYKGRTAIFEIFEPNEKIKEMIEKGNSAQEIEKEALNDGMKKLVEDGIEKVKMRITSLDEILRQC; encoded by the coding sequence GTGAAAAACATAGTTAAAAATATGAAATTTGAAAAAAATCGAATATTTTTGGAAATCTTAAAAGAAAAGGACATAAGAAAAGAGACATATATTTTAGATGAAAAGCTTTTTAAAAATAAAACTATTCAATATATTTTAGATAAAAATATGATAAAAGACAATTTTTTTCCATGCTATGCAGATGGAGAAAAGATAATTTTAATACTTTTTGAGAGTTTAAAAAAGGATATTTTAGATATTTTGTATATTAAATTCAAGCTAAAAGTAATATCTTTATTTTGTGATAAAAAGAATTTTTTAATAGGGATAGAAAAATTTAAAAAAATATATAAATATGGAAATACTGAAGATATTGAAAATATATTTAAAGAGCTTCAAAAAAAAGAAAATAAAAATGAGAAAAGAGAAAGTGAAGATATATATAAATCTCTATCAATAGAAAGTCCAATAGTAGTAAAAGGCCTAAGTGCAATAATAATTCAAGGGGTAGAAAGGGGAGCCAGCGATATCCACATCGAGCCAGGAAAAGATTATATAAGAATAAGATATAGAATAGATGGAATACTTACTGAAACAGAAAAAATATCTTTGGAACTTTTATCTCCTATGATTTCAAGATTAAAAATAATATCAAACTTAGATATTACAGAGAGAAGAATGCCCCAAGATGGAAGATTTGATTTAGAAATAAGAGAAAGAAAAATAGATTTTAGAGTATCTGTAATGCCTGTAATAAATGGAGAAAAGGCTGTAATAAGAATACTTGATAAAGAGATAATAGAATTTGAAATAGATAAAATAGGAATGGAAAAGTCAGATTATGATAGATTATTATTTCAATTAAATAGAAAAAATGGAATATTTTTAATCAGTGGACCTACAGGTTCTGGAAAAAGCAGTACTCTCTATGCTCTGCTTAAAAAACTTAATACAGGAGAAGTCAATATATCTACAGTGGAAGATCCAGTGGAGTATGAAATTGATGGAATAAATCAGGTGCAATGTAAAAATAATATTGGGAGAACTTTTGCATCTGTATTGAGAGCATATCTCAGACAGGATCCTGATATTTTAATGGTAGGAGAGATAAGAGATCAGGAAACTGCTGAAATAGCAGTGAAAGCTGCAATCACAGGACATCTTGTACTCTCAACTATTCATACAAATGATTCTATAGGTGGAATAAATAGGCTTCTAAATATTGGAATACAGCCATATATGGTATCAGCTTCACTTATAGCTATTTTATCTCAAAGATTAGTACGAAAATTATGTCCTCATTGTCAGGAAAAAGATGAAAAATGGAAAGCTAAAATACAACTTTTAGGACACGATTATGAAAAATATCATGAAAATATGTTTTATATTGGAAAAGGCTGTGAAAGCTGCAACTACAGCGGATATAAAGGAAGAACAGCAATTTTTGAGATATTTGAACCAAATGAGAAGATAAAGGAAATGATAGAGAAAGGAAATTCGGCTCAGGAAATAGAAAAAGAAGCATTAAATGATGGAATGAAAAAGCTTGTAGAAGATGGAATAGAAAAAGTGAAGATGAGAATAACATCTTTAGATGAGATATTGAGACAGTGTTAA
- a CDS encoding VIT1/CCC1 transporter family protein: protein MKERELSQKALDILLKSQRDEETDCLIYDFMSKKEKDPKNKKILAKMAADERDHAKMWKSLTKKEVNPNLKLVYWYKFLTIIMGFTFVLKLIQSGETTASSKYADIIDEVPEAKKASEDELRHEYELIEMLDEERLQYVGAMVLGLNDALVELTGTIAGLSFALMNTRIVALSGIITGISATLSMAASNYLAERAENNPNAMKSSVYTGVAYLITVALLVLPYLIFPEDMWLGALVTMLITVIFIILFFNYYISVAKDLPFMKRFLEMAGISLSVAAISFVIGILVKKFLGIDL, encoded by the coding sequence ATGAAAGAAAGAGAGCTCAGCCAAAAAGCACTGGACATACTTCTTAAAAGTCAAAGAGATGAAGAAACTGACTGTCTAATATATGACTTTATGTCTAAAAAGGAAAAAGATCCAAAAAACAAAAAAATCTTAGCAAAAATGGCTGCTGACGAAAGAGATCATGCAAAAATGTGGAAAAGCCTTACTAAAAAAGAAGTAAACCCTAATTTAAAGCTTGTTTACTGGTATAAATTTCTCACTATAATTATGGGATTTACATTTGTATTAAAACTTATCCAGTCTGGAGAAACTACTGCCAGTTCTAAATATGCTGATATTATAGATGAAGTCCCTGAAGCTAAAAAAGCTTCCGAAGATGAATTAAGACATGAATATGAACTTATTGAAATGCTTGATGAAGAAAGGCTTCAATATGTAGGAGCTATGGTTCTTGGGTTGAATGATGCCCTTGTTGAACTTACTGGAACTATTGCTGGTCTTTCATTTGCCCTTATGAACACTAGAATAGTTGCTCTTTCTGGTATTATCACTGGAATATCTGCAACTCTTTCTATGGCAGCTTCAAACTATCTTGCTGAAAGAGCAGAAAATAATCCTAATGCTATGAAATCAAGTGTTTATACTGGAGTAGCTTATCTTATTACTGTTGCTCTTCTTGTACTTCCATACCTTATATTTCCTGAAGATATGTGGCTTGGTGCTTTAGTTACAATGCTTATTACAGTTATTTTCATTATTCTTTTCTTCAACTACTATATTTCTGTTGCTAAAGACTTGCCGTTTATGAAAAGATTTTTGGAAATGGCAGGAATCAGTCTTTCTGTAGCTGCTATATCTTTTGTAATAGGTATCCTAGTAAAAAAATTCTTGGGAATCGATTTATAA